A stretch of Endozoicomonas sp. SCSIO W0465 DNA encodes these proteins:
- a CDS encoding SET domain-containing protein-lysine N-methyltransferase has product MCHGKGLPEKAKMEAFLKLGCLKEEWQGIDEAVRDQPLDRALVTHISSMWHSKGLPEKAKVEAFLKLGCLKRGWQGIDEAVRDQPLDWSLVTSISSMCNGKGLPEKAKVEAFLKLGCLKDGWQGIDEAVKDQPIDRRLVTHISSMCNGKGLPAKAKVEAFLKLGCLKEGWQGIDEAVKGKPLNRVLISSISSMCHGKGLPEKAKVKAILKRMSENTQDDEIIVIKEEATDVISLPHRINDLAPLWVAEPSVKREVGDSRQRQTTFFSQSDIPNDRTIRKSIHESIARYQDLDDKQRAQYLQERMSVQKHDGSIFSELKGQEEVVASRDILQWELLGHYAGKQYHDNTYQQRARVMGAALANIDSYSFAPAHGVFISAYRQGNITSLINAFSTYSDKEKNSPEQNVSFLRHRNQQGQWMVFIIAIKSIPANEILWIDYGEQYWQAARAPIAISDDNSEAL; this is encoded by the coding sequence ATGTGTCATGGCAAAGGCTTACCGGAAAAGGCGAAAATGGAAGCCTTTCTGAAGTTGGGTTGCTTGAAAGAGGAATGGCAGGGCATTGATGAGGCCGTTAGGGACCAGCCGCTCGACCGGGCGCTGGTCACCCACATTTCCTCCATGTGGCATAGCAAAGGCTTACCGGAAAAGGCGAAAGTGGAAGCCTTCCTGAAGCTGGGCTGCCTGAAACGGGGATGGCAGGGTATTGATGAGGCAGTCAGGGACCAGCCGCTTGATTGGTCACTGGTCACCAGCATTTCCTCCATGTGTAATGGCAAAGGCTTACCGGAAAAGGCGAAAGTGGAAGCCTTCCTGAAGCTGGGCTGCCTGAAAGACGGATGGCAGGGCATTGATGAGGCCGTCAAGGACCAGCCGATTGACCGGAGACTGGTTACTCACATTTCTTCCATGTGTAATGGCAAAGGCTTACCGGCAAAGGCGAAAGTGGAAGCCTTTCTGAAGCTGGGCTGCCTGAAAGAGGGATGGCAGGGCATTGATGAGGCTGTCAAGGGCAAGCCGCTTAACCGGGTACTGATTTCCAGCATATCCTCCATGTGTCATGGCAAAGGCTTACCGGAAAAGGCGAAAGTTAAAGCCATCCTGAAGCGGATGTCCGAAAACACTCAGGACGATGAGATAATTGTTATAAAAGAAGAGGCAACTGATGTCATCTCGTTACCTCATCGTATTAATGACCTGGCTCCATTATGGGTGGCAGAACCGTCCGTCAAGAGGGAAGTCGGTGACAGCAGGCAAAGACAAACAACCTTCTTCAGTCAGAGCGACATCCCAAACGATAGAACGATCAGAAAAAGCATTCATGAGTCTATAGCCAGGTATCAAGATCTGGATGACAAGCAAAGAGCGCAGTATTTACAAGAGCGAATGTCCGTTCAAAAACACGATGGATCGATCTTTAGTGAGTTAAAAGGTCAGGAAGAGGTTGTCGCCAGCAGAGATATTTTGCAATGGGAGCTGCTGGGTCATTATGCAGGTAAGCAATACCATGATAACACATACCAACAGAGAGCACGTGTCATGGGTGCTGCATTGGCCAATATTGACAGCTATAGCTTCGCTCCTGCTCATGGTGTTTTCATCTCAGCGTACAGACAGGGGAATATAACGTCATTGATCAATGCTTTTAGTACTTACTCTGATAAGGAAAAAAATTCCCCGGAACAAAATGTTTCGTTCCTGAGGCACAGGAATCAGCAAGGCCAGTGGATGGTGTTTATTATCGCGATAAAATCCATACCCGCTAATGAAATTCTTTGGATTGATTATGGAGAACAATACTGGCAGGCAGCACGAGCGCCTATAGCAATCTCTGACGATAACTCTGAAGCTTTATAA
- a CDS encoding SET domain-containing protein-lysine N-methyltransferase, producing MSLPHRINDQAPLWMAEPSVKREVGDSRQRQTTFFSQIDIPNDRSIRKSINESIARYQALDDKQRAQYLQERMSVQKHDGSIFSELKGQEEVVASRDILQWELLGHYAGKQYHDNTYQQRARVMGAALANIDSYSFAPAHGVFISAYRQGNITSLINAFSTYSDKEKNSPEQNVSFLRHRNQQGQWMVFIIAIKSIPANESLWIDYGEQYWQAARAPIEISDDNSEAL from the coding sequence ATGTCATTACCTCATCGTATCAACGACCAGGCGCCATTATGGATGGCAGAACCGTCCGTCAAAAGGGAAGTTGGTGACAGCAGGCAAAGACAAACAACCTTCTTCAGTCAGATCGACATACCAAACGACAGATCAATCAGAAAAAGCATTAATGAGTCCATAGCCAGGTATCAAGCTCTGGATGACAAGCAAAGAGCGCAGTATTTACAAGAGCGAATGTCCGTTCAAAAACACGATGGATCGATCTTTAGTGAGTTAAAAGGTCAGGAAGAGGTTGTCGCCAGCAGGGATATTTTGCAATGGGAGCTGCTAGGTCATTATGCAGGTAAGCAATACCATGATAACACATACCAACAGAGAGCACGTGTCATGGGTGCTGCATTGGCCAATATTGACAGCTATAGCTTCGCTCCTGCTCATGGTGTTTTCATCTCAGCGTACAGACAGGGGAATATAACGTCATTGATCAATGCTTTTAGTACTTACTCTGATAAGGAAAAAAATTCCCCGGAACAAAATGTTTCGTTCCTGAGGCACAGGAATCAGCAAGGCCAGTGGATGGTGTTTATTATCGCGATAAAATCCATACCCGCGAATGAAAGCCTGTGGATTGATTATGGGGAACAATACTGGCAGGCAGCACGAGCACCTATAGAAATCTCTGATGATAACTCTGAAGCTTTATAA
- a CDS encoding SET domain-containing protein-lysine N-methyltransferase: MDQPIDRTLVTSISSMCHGKGLPEKEKMVAFLKLECLKKGWQGVDEAVRDQPLDRVLITHISSMCHGKGLPEKAKVEAFLTLTCLKKGWQGIDEAVKDQPIDQRLVTHISSMCNGKGLPEKAKVEAFLKLGCLKEGWQGNDEAVKDKPIDRALVTNMSSMSSGRGLPEKAKVEAFLKLACLKVGWQGIDEAVKDKPLDRTLVSHISSMCSGKGLPEKVKVEAFLNLCCLKEGWQGIDEAVKDQPLDRALVSNISYIFHCKGLPEKAKVKAALKQRSENTWDDEIIFIKEETTDLTSLPHRINDQAPLWTAEPSVKREVGDSRQRQTTFFSQIDIPNDRSIRKSINESIAKYQALDDVQREQYLQERMSVQKHDGSIFSELKGQEEVVARRDISQWELLGHYAGKQYHDNTYQQGARVMGAALANIDRYSFAPVHGVFISGYRQGNITSLINAFSTYSDKEKNSPEQNVSFLRHRNQQGQWMVFIIAIKPIPANESLWIDYGEQYWQAAQAPIAISDDNSEAL; encoded by the coding sequence ATGGACCAGCCGATCGACCGGACACTGGTCACCAGCATTTCCTCAATGTGTCATGGCAAAGGCTTGCCGGAAAAGGAGAAAATGGTAGCCTTCCTGAAGCTGGAGTGCCTGAAAAAGGGATGGCAGGGCGTTGATGAGGCCGTCAGGGACCAGCCGCTCGACCGGGTACTGATCACCCACATTTCCTCCATGTGTCATGGCAAAGGCTTACCGGAAAAGGCAAAAGTGGAAGCTTTCCTGACGCTGACCTGCCTGAAAAAGGGATGGCAGGGCATTGATGAGGCCGTCAAGGACCAGCCGATTGACCAGAGACTGGTTACTCACATTTCTTCCATGTGTAATGGCAAAGGCTTACCGGAAAAGGCGAAAGTGGAAGCCTTCCTGAAGCTGGGGTGCTTGAAAGAGGGATGGCAGGGCAATGATGAGGCTGTTAAGGATAAGCCGATCGATCGGGCATTGGTCACCAATATGTCCTCTATGTCTTCTGGTAGAGGCTTACCAGAAAAGGCGAAAGTGGAAGCCTTCCTGAAGCTGGCCTGCCTGAAAGTGGGATGGCAGGGCATCGATGAGGCTGTTAAGGACAAGCCGCTTGACCGGACACTAGTCAGCCATATTTCCTCCATGTGTTCTGGCAAAGGCCTGCCGGAAAAGGTGAAAGTGGAGGCCTTCCTGAATCTATGCTGCCTGAAAGAGGGATGGCAGGGTATTGATGAGGCCGTTAAGGACCAGCCGCTCGACCGGGCACTGGTTAGCAATATTTCCTATATATTTCATTGCAAAGGCTTACCGGAAAAGGCGAAAGTTAAAGCCGCCCTGAAGCAGCGATCCGAAAATACCTGGGACGATGAGATAATTTTTATTAAAGAAGAGACAACAGATTTAACGTCATTACCTCATCGTATCAACGACCAGGCGCCATTATGGACGGCAGAACCGTCCGTCAAAAGGGAAGTTGGTGACAGCAGGCAAAGACAAACAACTTTCTTCAGTCAGATCGACATCCCAAACGATAGATCGATCAGAAAAAGCATTAATGAGTCCATAGCAAAGTATCAAGCGCTGGATGACGTACAGAGAGAGCAGTATTTACAAGAGCGGATGTCCGTTCAAAAACACGATGGATCGATCTTTAGTGAGTTAAAAGGTCAGGAAGAGGTTGTCGCCAGGAGAGATATTTCGCAATGGGAGCTGCTGGGTCATTATGCAGGTAAGCAATACCATGACAACACATACCAACAGGGAGCACGTGTTATGGGTGCTGCATTGGCAAATATTGACCGCTATAGCTTCGCTCCTGTTCATGGTGTTTTCATCTCAGGGTACAGACAGGGAAATATAACGTCGTTGATAAATGCTTTTAGTACTTACTCTGATAAGGAAAAAAATTCCCCGGAACAAAATGTTTCGTTCCTGAGGCACAGGAATCAGCAAGGTCAGTGGATGGTGTTTATTATCGCGATAAAACCCATACCCGCTAATGAAAGCCTGTGGATTGATTATGGGGAACAATACTGGCAGGCAGCACAAGCGCCTATAGCAATCTCTGACGATAACTCTGAAGCTTTATAG
- a CDS encoding SET domain-containing protein-lysine N-methyltransferase: MAEPSVKREVGDSRQRHTTFFSQIDIPNDRSIRKNINESIAKYQALDDEQRAQYLQERMSVQKHDGSIFSELKGQEEVVARRDISQWELLGHYAGKQYHDNTYQQGARVMSAALANIDRYSFAPVHGVFISGYRQGNITSLINAFSTYSDKEKNSPEQNVSFLRHRNQQGQWMVFIIAIKPIPANESLWIDYGEQYWQAAREPIAISDDNSEAL, encoded by the coding sequence ATGGCAGAACCGTCCGTCAAAAGGGAAGTTGGTGACAGCAGGCAAAGACACACAACCTTCTTCAGTCAGATCGACATCCCAAACGATAGATCGATCAGAAAAAACATTAATGAGTCCATAGCAAAGTATCAAGCGCTGGATGACGAGCAAAGAGCGCAGTATTTACAAGAGCGAATGTCCGTTCAAAAACACGATGGATCGATCTTTAGTGAGTTAAAAGGTCAGGAAGAGGTTGTCGCCAGGAGAGATATTTCGCAATGGGAGCTGCTGGGTCATTATGCAGGTAAGCAATACCATGACAACACATACCAACAGGGAGCACGTGTTATGAGTGCTGCATTGGCAAATATTGACCGCTATAGCTTCGCTCCTGTTCATGGTGTTTTCATCTCAGGGTACAGACAGGGAAATATAACGTCGTTGATCAATGCTTTTAGTACTTACTCTGATAAGGAAAAAAATTCCCCGGAACAAAATGTTTCGTTCCTGAGGCACAGGAATCAGCAAGGTCAGTGGATGGTGTTTATTATCGCGATAAAACCCATACCCGCTAATGAAAGCCTGTGGATTGATTATGGGGAACAATACTGGCAGGCAGCGCGAGAGCCCATAGCAATCTCTGACGATAACTCTGAAGCTTTATAA